A section of the Candidatus Binatia bacterium genome encodes:
- a CDS encoding cystathionine gamma-synthase — MDETQPTGTGLSTKAVHAGEKRQKLAHAITEPIVQTATYTFANSAEIADHFEGRIEREEYGRYGNPTQRVAERKIAALEGAEDALLFSSGMAAITTTLFAMLAKGAHVVVTDDAYRRTRQFLHQVLRRYGVEVSTVPAGDYERMEEAVRQTTRLIFSESPTNPYNHVLDLEKVADIGRRHRVKTIIDSTFATPINQRPIEFGIDIVIHSATKYLGGHNDLLAGVVCGPSDLIAGIRDLQGVTGAVVDPFAAYLLIRGLKTLALRVERQNANAMRIAEFLARHPKVERVHYPGLPTHPEHDVAKRQMKGFGGVVSFEVRGDLTTASRVVDACRIPRIAPSLGGVESLIEQPALMSFYELTTEERLQIGIRDNLIRYSVGIEDPDDLISDLAQALDQA; from the coding sequence ATGGACGAAACCCAACCAACCGGCACTGGGCTCAGCACCAAGGCCGTTCACGCGGGCGAAAAGCGCCAAAAGCTCGCCCACGCCATTACGGAACCGATCGTGCAAACGGCAACCTACACCTTCGCAAACTCTGCGGAGATCGCCGATCACTTCGAGGGCCGCATCGAGCGCGAAGAATACGGCCGCTACGGCAACCCAACCCAGCGAGTGGCTGAACGGAAAATCGCTGCCCTCGAAGGAGCCGAAGATGCGCTTTTGTTTTCCAGCGGCATGGCTGCCATTACAACCACCTTGTTTGCCATGCTCGCGAAGGGAGCCCACGTGGTGGTTACCGACGACGCCTACCGGCGCACACGCCAGTTTCTGCATCAGGTTTTGCGGCGCTATGGGGTCGAAGTGTCCACCGTGCCCGCAGGCGACTACGAGCGCATGGAAGAAGCCGTCCGGCAAACCACACGCTTGATTTTCAGCGAGTCGCCCACCAACCCCTACAACCATGTACTCGACTTAGAAAAAGTCGCCGACATCGGCCGCCGACACCGCGTCAAAACCATCATTGATTCGACCTTCGCCACGCCAATCAATCAACGACCTATCGAGTTTGGCATCGACATTGTGATTCATTCGGCCACCAAGTACTTGGGCGGACATAACGACTTGCTCGCCGGCGTCGTCTGTGGTCCGAGCGATTTGATCGCAGGGATCCGTGATCTCCAAGGCGTCACTGGAGCCGTGGTGGATCCGTTTGCCGCCTATCTGCTCATTCGGGGACTCAAGACCCTGGCCTTGCGGGTCGAGCGCCAAAACGCCAACGCGATGCGTATCGCCGAGTTCTTGGCCCGCCACCCCAAGGTCGAACGGGTTCACTATCCCGGCTTGCCCACTCATCCCGAACATGATGTCGCAAAGCGTCAGATGAAGGGCTTTGGAGGGGTGGTCTCGTTTGAAGTTCGCGGCGATTTGACTACAGCCTCGCGCGTGGTGGATGCGTGTCGGATCCCGCGCATTGCGCCCTCACTCGGTGGAGTCGAAAGCCTCATCGAGCAACCCGCACTGATGAGTTTTTACGAGCTCACGACAGAGGAACGACTCCAAATCGGCATTCGCGACAATCTCATTCGCTACTCCGTAGGGATCGAGGACCCAGACGACTTGATCTCCGACCTCGCGCAAGCACTCGACCAAGCGTGA
- a CDS encoding methylenetetrahydrofolate reductase: MRISELLEGPGPVFSFEFFPPKTPQGEQALFRTIEALRPLKPAFVSVTYGAGGSTREKTLDWVARIKHEMGIEAMAHLTCVGASREQVRSTLWRIEQLGIENVLALRGDPPRDQTHFQPAPDGFAHASELIRYIHQQGFTFCVGGAAYPEGHIEAPDLETDLRHLVEKVAAGVDFLITQLFFDNRFFFDFVERARQFGIRVPIIPGIMPITNVAQIERFTQMCGASIPPPLQEELNAVRHDEDAVRKVGIAHAIAQCEELLNRGVRGIHFYTLNQSPAARAVVEHLRARS, from the coding sequence ATGCGCATTTCGGAACTCCTGGAAGGCCCAGGTCCCGTGTTTTCTTTCGAATTCTTTCCCCCAAAAACGCCGCAGGGTGAGCAGGCCCTGTTCCGAACAATCGAGGCCCTTCGGCCGTTGAAGCCCGCTTTCGTGTCCGTCACCTACGGCGCAGGGGGCAGCACGCGCGAAAAGACCCTGGATTGGGTGGCACGAATCAAACACGAGATGGGGATCGAGGCCATGGCACACCTGACCTGTGTGGGTGCCTCGCGGGAGCAAGTGCGCAGCACCTTGTGGCGCATCGAGCAACTCGGCATCGAAAATGTCCTCGCCTTACGCGGCGATCCGCCTCGCGATCAGACACATTTTCAGCCGGCTCCGGATGGCTTTGCCCACGCATCCGAATTGATCCGCTACATCCACCAACAGGGTTTTACCTTCTGCGTCGGCGGGGCCGCCTACCCCGAGGGCCATATCGAGGCTCCCGATCTGGAGACCGACCTCCGCCACCTAGTGGAAAAAGTCGCTGCTGGGGTGGATTTCTTGATCACCCAACTCTTCTTCGACAACCGCTTCTTTTTCGATTTCGTGGAGCGAGCGCGACAATTCGGAATCCGCGTCCCCATCATCCCTGGTATCATGCCCATCACCAATGTCGCTCAAATCGAGCGGTTCACCCAAATGTGCGGCGCCAGCATTCCCCCGCCCCTCCAAGAGGAGCTTAACGCTGTGCGTCACGATGAAGATGCGGTGCGCAAGGTTGGAATCGCGCATGCCATTGCCCAGTGCGAGGAACTCTTGAATCGGGGCGTTCGCGGCATTCACTTTTACACCCTCAATCAGTCACCGGCGGCGCGCGCCGTGGTCGAACACTTACGAGCCCGAAGCTGA
- a CDS encoding RND transporter, whose protein sequence is MWPSLRTLAAQILLTIACLPPSASFAEPLRLTLDDAIQRALASNPDILSDSAQVSIAQAAVRRSSAPFPSNPYLSFGASRRAETGGRPNVFVFLSQEVEIAGQRGARMRAATFNLQQESWNLAQKRLALVADVKSAFARVLGRQQRLSVLQKQLDLARQLQRAAAVDRATLSEQIDRNNATIQVGRYQRDLWALEEERDNELDGLRRLVGVDWDQELEVEGELQRSMVILPPPATLIAHAAGERADLQAFRAALAAADAQLEVYRRERIPNLTLSGSYSRFDSSDFAGGDVGVTLPLFQTKEADIQEALAQRERISLQLQDLERAVGREIRQAYRAYLNAAREVQLLADELLPLAEQNSRLQQRLLQRDEATRAELLSQQIDTLELRKDHIEALEKLNLALNDLERAVGGKLPESGKEPIPRSSPAAPHEAHVEDHATK, encoded by the coding sequence ATGTGGCCAAGCCTCAGGACACTTGCGGCCCAGATTCTCCTTACGATTGCGTGTCTGCCCCCCTCCGCTTCTTTCGCCGAGCCACTACGGCTCACTCTCGATGACGCCATCCAGCGAGCACTCGCCAGCAACCCCGACATACTATCCGACTCCGCTCAAGTGAGCATCGCACAAGCCGCTGTGCGGCGTTCGTCGGCGCCGTTTCCCAGCAACCCGTACCTGAGTTTCGGCGCGTCGCGCCGCGCGGAGACGGGCGGCAGACCCAACGTTTTCGTATTTCTTTCTCAAGAAGTCGAAATCGCGGGACAACGCGGGGCCAGAATGCGCGCGGCAACGTTCAACCTCCAACAAGAGAGTTGGAATCTCGCGCAAAAGCGACTGGCGCTGGTCGCCGATGTCAAGTCGGCCTTCGCGAGAGTCCTCGGCCGCCAACAGCGCCTTTCGGTTTTGCAAAAGCAGCTGGACCTTGCGCGACAACTGCAGCGCGCGGCGGCCGTTGACCGTGCCACGTTGAGCGAGCAAATCGACCGGAACAATGCCACCATTCAAGTCGGTCGCTACCAACGCGATTTGTGGGCGCTCGAGGAAGAACGCGACAACGAGCTGGATGGACTTCGCCGCTTGGTCGGGGTTGACTGGGATCAAGAACTCGAAGTCGAAGGAGAGTTGCAGCGCTCTATGGTTATCCTTCCGCCACCGGCAACGCTCATTGCTCACGCCGCCGGAGAACGGGCTGACCTTCAAGCGTTCCGTGCTGCCTTGGCCGCGGCCGACGCGCAGCTAGAGGTTTACCGCCGCGAACGCATCCCCAATCTGACGCTTTCCGGATCCTACTCCCGTTTTGACAGCAGCGACTTTGCGGGGGGAGATGTTGGAGTCACGCTGCCGCTGTTCCAAACGAAAGAAGCGGACATTCAGGAAGCACTCGCGCAAAGGGAACGGATTTCCTTGCAGTTGCAAGACTTGGAACGAGCTGTGGGGCGGGAAATTCGACAAGCCTATCGTGCATACCTGAACGCCGCCCGCGAGGTGCAGTTGCTGGCCGACGAGCTGCTGCCGCTGGCCGAACAAAACAGTCGCTTACAGCAACGGCTGTTACAAAGGGACGAAGCGACCCGTGCGGAATTGCTGTCCCAACAAATCGACACCTTAGAACTCCGGAAAGACCACATTGAGGCCCTAGAAAAGCTGAATCTCGCCCTCAACGATCTGGAGCGAGCCGTTGGAGGCAAGTTACCGGAATCTGGGAAGGAACCTATTCCCCGTTCGTCCCCGGCGGCGCCCCATGAGGCGCACGTCGAAGACCACGCCACCAAATAA
- a CDS encoding aminotransferase — MDREFPRIKRLPPYVFNIIGDLKQQARRAGEDIVDFGMGNPDGPTPPHIVAKLIEAATKPGNHRYSVSRGIFKLRQAITDWYERRYGVKLDPETEAIVTIGSKEGLGHLALAVLAPGDVVLCPSPTYPIHQYSVIIAGGDVRPVPLRPGEDFFENLLRAARQCRPRPKMVVLNFPHNPTTAVVDLSFFERVVAFAREHDLMVVHDLAYADLCFDGYQAPSILQVPGAKDLAIEFFTLSKSYDMPGWRVGFAVGNAALVHALARIKSYLDYGMFQPIQIAAIHALNGPQDCVAEIRSRYEVRRNVLVEGLERLGWAVERPKATMFVWAPIPEGFAHLGSLEFAKFLLREAKVAVSPGIGFGEHGEGFVRFALIENEHRIRQAIRGIRRALERTGQIRRTGAV; from the coding sequence ATGGACCGTGAGTTTCCCCGCATCAAGCGGCTGCCACCATACGTATTCAACATCATCGGCGACCTCAAACAGCAGGCGCGTCGCGCTGGGGAAGACATTGTGGACTTTGGCATGGGCAATCCCGATGGCCCCACGCCGCCTCACATCGTCGCCAAGCTCATCGAGGCGGCGACCAAGCCGGGAAACCACCGGTACAGCGTTTCGCGAGGCATCTTCAAGCTGCGTCAGGCGATTACCGACTGGTACGAGCGCCGCTATGGCGTCAAGTTGGATCCCGAGACCGAGGCTATCGTGACAATCGGCTCCAAAGAGGGACTCGGGCACCTCGCGTTGGCCGTTTTAGCCCCGGGCGATGTCGTCCTTTGCCCCAGCCCGACGTATCCGATTCACCAGTACTCGGTTATCATTGCCGGCGGGGATGTGCGGCCGGTGCCCTTGCGTCCGGGAGAGGACTTTTTCGAGAACTTGTTGCGCGCCGCCCGCCAGTGCCGCCCGCGACCCAAGATGGTGGTGTTGAACTTCCCCCACAATCCAACGACGGCAGTGGTCGACCTGAGTTTTTTCGAGCGGGTCGTGGCCTTTGCACGCGAGCACGACTTGATGGTCGTGCACGATCTGGCCTACGCCGACTTGTGCTTCGACGGGTATCAGGCGCCCAGCATTTTACAGGTGCCCGGAGCCAAGGATTTAGCAATCGAGTTCTTCACACTGTCAAAAAGCTACGACATGCCCGGGTGGCGCGTGGGATTTGCGGTCGGCAATGCAGCCTTGGTGCACGCGCTCGCGAGAATCAAAAGTTACTTGGATTATGGAATGTTCCAGCCAATTCAGATTGCAGCCATTCATGCCCTCAATGGGCCTCAGGACTGCGTGGCGGAAATCCGCTCGCGGTACGAGGTTCGGCGCAATGTGTTGGTGGAGGGACTCGAACGGCTGGGATGGGCGGTGGAACGGCCCAAGGCAACCATGTTCGTATGGGCTCCGATTCCCGAGGGGTTTGCTCATCTTGGTTCTCTCGAGTTCGCCAAGTTTCTTTTGCGTGAAGCGAAGGTTGCCGTGTCCCCCGGGATCGGCTTCGGGGAACACGGCGAAGGGTTTGTGCGGTTCGCCTTGATCGAAAACGAGCATCGCATCCGCCAAGCGATTCGGGGGATTCGGCGAGCGCTGGAGCGTACCGGACAAATCCGCCGGACCGGCGCCGTATGA
- the rne gene encoding ribonuclease E has translation MSKIMLINVTHAEESRVAIVADGTLVSFEIESCNREHLKGNIYKGVVQRVQPGLEAAFVDIGAERNAFLPLDEICFRHLPQPVRMGTNGERRKPRIQDILKPGDQLLVQIAKEQFGSKPPTLTTFYSLPGRFLVLLPGSDESGISRRIEGADRVRVRELVEKLHPPEGYGIIVRTVVGYDPGLADLQRDLTYLLRLWESIQHSAAQKSAPALVYREHDLVLRNIRDYFTPDIDEIYVDNEEVFERARQFLRDVLPEKEGVLRLYRGDKPIFSQFNIESQIESIYKRRVPLKSGGYIVIDGTEALTAIDVNSGRALRGANQEETAFRTNLEAAVEIARQLRLRDLGGLIVIDFIDMRNPQHITEVEKALRAAMFEDKARHEIGRISHFGLLEVSRQRLRPAATATTYVTCPMCDGYGLVRTTESAALVALRKVHNRVAQGDVESLRVALPPEMAMYLLNQKREDLAQLERRYNVKITVVPKAELMPHECEIETKTRSVTQVLEAATPTQLASVKPQEFDRGIAGLTSGEPASREAEAMAPAVDETLQQSAGGSSIDTFAVAENLATKQGKRKRRRGRRRGKGRLAAAALQEALSSLAARFSVTLAEVGAAEISASTNRGDTSSDVAVGFEATGATIHVPQTTESAFARAANQAALGTEQVAGGQAPQEVTAAREKPVIDVTVTTRQPPTVEADTTTLATASSFGNVAGAPEPEGELTFTEGEDRAAKVEASSEEPLPAAAQAASQAKRGRRARSATSTAARKPTSTSRGRARKAAASSSEVTASGGGQKKKTRAAQSSRSSKSSKSRGAAQGPVKRKPQTAPSSQEPPGK, from the coding sequence ATGTCGAAGATCATGTTAATCAACGTGACCCACGCGGAAGAAAGTCGCGTGGCGATCGTGGCGGACGGCACGCTGGTATCGTTCGAAATCGAGAGCTGTAATCGGGAACACCTCAAGGGAAATATCTATAAAGGTGTGGTTCAGCGGGTGCAGCCGGGGCTCGAGGCTGCATTCGTGGATATCGGGGCGGAACGCAATGCGTTTCTTCCCCTCGACGAGATTTGTTTTCGCCACTTGCCCCAGCCGGTGCGGATGGGCACCAACGGGGAGCGGCGCAAACCGCGGATTCAGGATATTTTGAAGCCCGGAGATCAACTGCTCGTGCAAATTGCGAAAGAGCAGTTCGGCAGCAAACCACCGACGCTGACCACGTTTTACTCGTTACCCGGGAGGTTTTTGGTGCTTTTGCCCGGATCGGACGAGTCGGGGATCTCGCGCCGCATAGAAGGGGCTGATCGGGTGCGCGTGCGCGAGCTCGTGGAAAAACTCCATCCACCTGAAGGGTACGGGATCATCGTGCGGACCGTGGTGGGCTACGATCCTGGATTGGCCGACTTGCAACGGGACCTAACTTACCTCTTGCGGCTCTGGGAGAGTATTCAGCATTCGGCGGCTCAAAAATCCGCGCCGGCTTTGGTGTATCGCGAGCACGATCTCGTCCTGCGAAACATTCGCGACTACTTCACGCCCGACATCGACGAAATTTACGTTGACAACGAGGAGGTGTTCGAGCGGGCGCGGCAGTTCTTGCGCGATGTTTTGCCCGAGAAGGAAGGAGTCCTGCGTCTCTATCGTGGGGACAAACCGATTTTCTCGCAGTTCAACATCGAGTCGCAGATCGAGTCGATTTATAAACGACGGGTTCCGCTGAAATCCGGTGGGTACATTGTGATCGATGGCACCGAGGCTCTGACCGCAATCGATGTGAATTCCGGCCGGGCACTCCGGGGAGCGAACCAAGAGGAGACCGCATTTCGTACCAACCTAGAAGCCGCAGTCGAGATTGCCCGGCAGCTTCGGTTGCGTGACCTCGGCGGACTGATCGTCATTGACTTTATCGATATGCGCAATCCCCAACACATTACCGAGGTCGAAAAGGCGCTGCGGGCGGCCATGTTCGAGGACAAGGCTCGCCACGAAATCGGCCGGATTTCACACTTCGGGCTGCTCGAGGTTTCCCGACAGCGCCTGCGGCCGGCAGCGACGGCCACGACCTATGTGACTTGTCCGATGTGCGATGGATACGGATTGGTCCGGACGACCGAATCCGCGGCCTTGGTGGCGCTCCGCAAGGTCCACAACCGTGTGGCACAGGGGGATGTCGAATCGCTTCGCGTCGCCTTGCCCCCGGAAATGGCCATGTACTTACTCAATCAAAAAAGAGAGGACTTGGCGCAACTGGAGCGACGCTACAACGTGAAGATCACTGTAGTGCCGAAAGCGGAGTTGATGCCGCACGAGTGCGAGATCGAGACCAAAACAAGAAGCGTCACGCAAGTGCTGGAAGCAGCGACACCGACCCAGCTCGCGAGCGTGAAGCCGCAAGAGTTCGACAGGGGCATCGCCGGGTTGACCAGCGGTGAGCCCGCGTCTCGAGAGGCGGAAGCGATGGCTCCAGCGGTGGACGAGACCCTGCAACAAAGCGCCGGCGGATCTTCCATTGATACGTTCGCCGTCGCGGAGAACCTTGCGACCAAGCAGGGAAAACGCAAGCGCCGGCGAGGGAGGAGACGAGGGAAAGGTAGGCTTGCGGCTGCGGCGCTCCAGGAAGCGTTGAGTTCGCTGGCTGCACGTTTCTCGGTGACGCTGGCAGAAGTGGGAGCGGCGGAGATATCCGCCTCGACCAATCGCGGCGACACGTCTTCTGATGTTGCAGTCGGGTTCGAAGCGACAGGTGCAACCATCCACGTCCCGCAGACTACTGAATCAGCGTTTGCCAGAGCTGCGAACCAAGCGGCGCTGGGAACAGAACAGGTTGCAGGAGGGCAGGCGCCACAAGAGGTAACGGCCGCCCGCGAGAAACCGGTGATCGACGTGACCGTAACGACCCGCCAACCGCCAACGGTGGAAGCGGATACTACAACTCTGGCGACTGCGAGCAGCTTTGGGAACGTTGCCGGAGCACCGGAGCCCGAAGGTGAACTTACGTTCACCGAAGGAGAAGATCGGGCAGCGAAAGTCGAGGCGAGCAGTGAAGAGCCACTTCCTGCTGCCGCTCAGGCAGCGAGCCAGGCCAAGCGTGGCCGCCGGGCGCGATCGGCTACGAGCACTGCAGCTCGCAAGCCCACGAGCACTAGCCGAGGAAGAGCGAGAAAGGCGGCTGCCAGCAGTTCTGAAGTCACGGCATCCGGCGGCGGACAAAAGAAAAAGACTCGAGCCGCTCAGTCATCGAGGAGCTCCAAGTCCTCGAAGTCGCGCGGAGCGGCGCAAGGTCCGGTCAAGCGGAAGCCGCAAACAGCGCCTTCCTCCCAGGAGCCGCCAGGGAAGTAG
- the hom gene encoding homoserine dehydrogenase codes for MERALGIGLIGFGTIGTGVVRLLQSQAGALQQRVGAPLRLVRIADVDIERDRGVAVPRDLLTRDGMEVAKNPDVDIVVELVGGYEPARSFVREAIRAGKCVVTANKALLAVHGAEIFRQAEDAGVLLGFEASVGGGIPIVRTLRQALVGDRIRAIYGIVNGTSNYILSEMTRAGAAFEDVLARAQAQGLAEADPTFDVDGIDAAHKLCLLIQLAFGRRVPFEAIPVEGIRQVSPVDIQYADELGYVIKLLAIAKLHGTQVEARVAPTMIPREHVLSDVNGAYNGIVVQGEALGQTFYYGLGAGMMPTATAVVADIVEAARFCLGGSDRRPLPLGYPYKLQRQAKLVRPESVESEFYLRLSLADRPGVLAQVAGILGREQVSIAAMVQRGRHQNGWVPVVLRTHRTSAGRLRKALQRIARSRVVKGPVVSLSIEEELGREYT; via the coding sequence ATGGAACGCGCGTTAGGCATTGGGCTGATTGGCTTCGGAACCATTGGTACCGGCGTCGTACGGTTACTGCAGTCACAGGCGGGGGCTCTCCAGCAGCGAGTGGGCGCGCCGTTGCGGTTGGTCCGGATCGCAGACGTGGACATCGAGCGAGACCGTGGGGTAGCCGTGCCGCGCGATTTGCTCACGCGCGATGGTATGGAAGTGGCCAAGAATCCGGACGTGGACATCGTCGTGGAGTTGGTCGGCGGGTACGAACCCGCTCGCTCGTTTGTTCGTGAGGCGATTCGTGCGGGGAAGTGTGTGGTGACTGCAAACAAGGCCCTTCTTGCCGTTCACGGTGCAGAGATCTTCCGGCAAGCAGAAGATGCGGGTGTGCTACTCGGTTTCGAAGCCAGTGTCGGCGGTGGCATCCCGATTGTGCGCACTTTACGCCAGGCTTTGGTCGGAGATCGCATTCGCGCAATTTATGGGATCGTCAACGGAACGTCCAACTACATTCTCAGCGAAATGACCCGCGCCGGGGCTGCTTTCGAGGACGTCCTGGCTCGCGCGCAAGCGCAGGGACTTGCGGAAGCGGACCCAACGTTCGACGTGGACGGTATTGACGCCGCCCACAAACTGTGCCTCCTGATCCAACTCGCGTTCGGTCGGCGAGTGCCCTTCGAGGCGATTCCGGTCGAGGGCATTCGGCAAGTCAGTCCGGTCGACATCCAGTACGCCGACGAGTTAGGGTACGTCATTAAATTGCTTGCAATTGCTAAGCTTCATGGCACACAAGTGGAGGCAAGGGTGGCCCCAACGATGATCCCACGCGAGCATGTGTTGTCCGATGTAAACGGTGCGTATAATGGCATCGTGGTGCAGGGAGAAGCTCTGGGGCAGACCTTTTACTACGGTTTAGGGGCAGGGATGATGCCGACGGCTACGGCCGTCGTTGCCGACATCGTGGAGGCGGCGCGATTTTGCCTGGGGGGGAGCGATCGCCGGCCGCTGCCTTTGGGCTACCCGTATAAACTCCAGCGGCAGGCGAAGTTGGTGCGTCCCGAGTCCGTAGAATCCGAATTCTACCTGCGCCTATCGCTGGCCGACCGGCCCGGTGTTCTGGCGCAGGTTGCAGGCATCCTCGGACGGGAGCAAGTCTCCATTGCGGCCATGGTACAGCGGGGGCGGCACCAAAATGGCTGGGTGCCGGTAGTGTTGCGTACTCACCGCACGAGTGCAGGCCGGCTGCGCAAGGCCTTGCAGCGTATCGCACGCAGCCGTGTGGTGAAGGGACCGGTAGTCTCCCTCAGCATCGAAGAAGAGCTCGGCAGGGAGTACACGTGA
- the hprA gene encoding hydroxypyruvate reductase: protein MRIVVLDGFTLNPGDNPWDPVAELGDLTVYDRTPPHLVADRAADAEIVLTNKTRLDATVLAALHRLRFISVLATGYDVVDIVAARKRGVIVSNVPEYSTDSVAQHVFALLLELCHKTGLHDQAVRSGCWSMSEDFCFWLQAPIELAGLALGIVGLGRIGRRVAQIGDALGMRVLATGPRHPTALPPYVRWTDLASLFCEADVVTLHCPLSPENEKFVNEKLFALMKPSAFFINTARGKLVDEHALACALREGKLAGAALDVVSEEPIRPDNPLLRAPNCVLTPHIAWASLAARRRLMVATAENIRAFLAGRPIHVVS, encoded by the coding sequence ATGCGGATCGTGGTGCTCGACGGTTTCACGCTCAATCCTGGCGACAATCCGTGGGATCCTGTGGCCGAGCTCGGCGACCTCACTGTTTACGATCGTACCCCTCCGCACTTGGTGGCGGACCGTGCGGCCGATGCGGAGATCGTTCTCACGAATAAAACGCGTTTGGACGCCACCGTGCTGGCCGCACTCCACAGGCTGCGTTTTATCAGCGTCCTCGCCACTGGATACGACGTGGTGGACATCGTGGCGGCCAGAAAGCGGGGGGTGATCGTGTCGAACGTCCCCGAGTACAGCACGGATTCGGTGGCACAACATGTCTTCGCGCTCTTGCTCGAATTGTGTCATAAAACGGGCCTTCATGATCAAGCAGTGCGCTCGGGCTGCTGGAGCATGTCCGAGGACTTTTGTTTTTGGTTGCAAGCTCCCATCGAACTCGCCGGACTCGCCTTAGGAATCGTAGGGCTGGGAAGGATTGGTCGGCGTGTCGCACAGATTGGCGATGCCCTCGGCATGCGAGTGCTGGCGACCGGCCCTCGCCACCCAACCGCATTGCCTCCGTATGTTCGTTGGACCGACCTAGCCTCCTTGTTTTGCGAAGCCGACGTGGTCACTTTGCACTGTCCCCTCAGCCCGGAAAACGAGAAGTTCGTCAACGAGAAGCTTTTCGCCCTAATGAAACCATCGGCATTCTTCATCAATACGGCACGCGGAAAACTGGTGGATGAGCACGCGCTCGCATGCGCGTTACGCGAGGGCAAGCTCGCGGGTGCCGCTCTCGACGTGGTTTCCGAAGAGCCCATTCGTCCGGACAATCCGTTGCTGCGCGCACCGAACTGCGTTTTGACTCCCCATATTGCCTGGGCGAGTCTCGCAGCACGCCGGAGGCTCATGGTGGCGACGGCCGAAAATATTCGCGCCTTCTTGGCTGGCCGGCCGATTCACGTCGTCTCGTAA
- a CDS encoding threonine synthase: MSEYSAWFECINGCPQRFSLFEIIYRCPSCGDLLDVQHDMDALRRRSPAAWMKLFDERYRRNDFPYGSGVWGKKEWVVPFIENENIVSTYEGGTNLLWAERYGKMLGVEDLWVKQCGNSHTGSFKDLGMTVLVSVVKQMIAEGQNIAAIACASTGDTSAALANYCAAAGIPAVVLLPRNKVSPAQLVQPIANGALVVSLDTDFDGCMALVQEITKEKTVYLANSMNSLRLEGQKTVAIELVQQFDWEVPDWIVIPGGNLGNVSALGKGFLMMKELGLIQKLPRIAVAQAANANPLYLSYLDNFRTFQPVQAKKTLASAIQIGNPVSYKRAIKVLKQFDGVVEQATEAELADEAALADRTGMFNCPHTGVALAVFRKLVERKVIRSNQRVVVISTAHGLKFSEQKTAYHLGQIPGIQPKYANHPLELPPDVRKVVDAIRRFADKVRLMEA; this comes from the coding sequence ATGAGCGAGTACAGCGCTTGGTTCGAATGCATTAACGGTTGCCCGCAACGTTTCAGCCTATTCGAAATTATCTACCGTTGCCCGAGCTGCGGCGACCTTCTGGACGTCCAACACGACATGGACGCCCTTCGCCGCCGGTCGCCCGCGGCCTGGATGAAGCTCTTTGACGAACGGTATCGCCGGAACGACTTCCCGTACGGCTCGGGCGTATGGGGTAAGAAGGAGTGGGTGGTACCGTTCATCGAAAACGAAAATATCGTCTCCACCTACGAAGGGGGAACCAACCTGCTCTGGGCCGAGCGCTACGGAAAGATGCTCGGGGTCGAGGATCTCTGGGTGAAACAATGCGGCAACTCCCACACTGGCTCTTTCAAGGACCTCGGCATGACCGTGCTCGTGTCAGTGGTCAAGCAAATGATTGCCGAGGGCCAGAATATCGCGGCCATTGCCTGTGCGTCCACTGGCGACACTTCAGCGGCACTGGCCAACTACTGTGCCGCTGCCGGAATTCCGGCGGTGGTCTTATTACCGCGCAACAAGGTCTCTCCCGCGCAACTCGTTCAGCCGATTGCCAACGGCGCATTGGTGGTCAGCCTGGATACCGACTTCGATGGCTGCATGGCGCTGGTTCAGGAAATCACCAAAGAGAAAACGGTGTACCTGGCCAACTCCATGAACAGCCTGCGTTTGGAAGGACAAAAAACCGTAGCCATCGAACTCGTGCAGCAGTTCGATTGGGAGGTGCCAGACTGGATCGTTATCCCCGGCGGCAACCTGGGCAACGTGAGCGCCCTCGGTAAGGGATTCCTGATGATGAAGGAGCTGGGATTGATCCAAAAGCTCCCTCGGATTGCCGTTGCGCAAGCCGCCAACGCCAACCCCTTGTATCTATCGTACCTCGACAATTTCCGCACATTTCAACCCGTGCAGGCGAAGAAGACCCTGGCGAGCGCCATCCAGATCGGAAACCCGGTGAGCTACAAACGCGCCATCAAAGTTTTGAAGCAATTCGACGGTGTGGTGGAACAAGCAACCGAGGCCGAACTTGCCGACGAGGCGGCGCTCGCCGACCGAACCGGGATGTTCAACTGCCCGCATACGGGAGTGGCACTCGCAGTGTTTCGCAAACTGGTAGAACGCAAGGTGATTCGCTCGAACCAGCGCGTGGTCGTGATTTCTACAGCCCACGGCTTGAAATTCTCGGAGCAGAAAACGGCCTATCACCTCGGACAAATCCCGGGAATTCAGCCGAAGTACGCCAACCACCCGTTGGAACTGCCGCCGGATGTCCGAAAAGTGGTGGACGCTATCCGCCGCTTTGCGGACAAGGTACGGCTGATGGAGGCCTGA